ACCACATCGTCTCTATCGGAACCAGCCATCATATCGCCCCTATTGAATTCAGAGAAAGACTGGCGTTTCCCGAAGAACAACTCATTGAATCCCATCAGCATCTGCGCGAATTGGATCAGGTCCAAGAGGCAGTGATCCTCTCCACCTGTAACCGGGTAGAAGTCTATGCAGTCCTGAATTCAGTGCGGACTGCCGAGGCAGCTGCCAAAGTATTGGCTGAATTCCTCTCCCGATGCCATCAGATTGACATGGAATCGCTGAAGAAATGGACGTATCTTCACCATAACTTGGAGACAATCCAGCACCTCTTCAGAGTGATATCGAGTCTTGATTCCATGGTCGTTGGTGAGTCCCAAATACTGGGTCAAGTCAAGGAGGCTTACGACACCTCACGTGCAGTAGATAGCACGGGGACGATTCTCAATCGCCTTTTCACTAAAGCCTTCAGTGTTGGCAAACGCATCCGATCCGAAACAACAATCACCACCGGTGCTGTCTCCATCAGCTACGCCGCCGTTGAACTCGCCAAAAAGATTTTCAATACACTCGAAGGCAAAACTGTTGCGATTATCGGGGCAGGAGAGATGAGCGAACTCACCGCAAAGCACCTCGTTGCAAACGGCGTCTCCAATGTGATTGTCGCAAATCGGACTTATGAGCGAGCAGTCAAAGTCGCAGAGAAGTTTAATGGAACTCCTCTTGCCTACGACAGCGATCTCAGTTTCCTCATTGATGCCGATATTGTCATTAGTTCTACCAATGCCCCGGATTACCTCATCAAGCGACAGCCCCTCGCGAATATCATGCGGAAACGGAAGCACCGATATATGTTTCTCATCGACATCGCTGTCCCACGCGACATCGAGCCGGATGTGAACAAACTCGATCACGCATTCCTCTATAATATCGATGACTTGGAAGCCGTTGTCGCCTCAAACCTCAAAGACCGGCAGCATGAAGCGATTCGCGCAGAACAGATCGTCTCTGAAGAAGCCAAGCGGTTCTACGACCAATTGCAAATTTTTCAGGTCAATCCTACGATTAAAGCACTGCATCAGCAGTTTCGACAGATAGCCGACACCGAATTGCAAGCGTGTTTCTACAAAACAACACTCTCCGACCAGCAAGAGGAAGTTATCACCTCTATGACGCAGGCAATTGTCAAAAAACTGCTCCATCATCCAATGCAGAACCTACGCGGCGCTGTCAACGACGGCGACGCTGATCACGGGCAATATGTTCAAGCACTACAGGAATTGTTTGCTTTAGATGTTAACGACGAAGAAAAAAAATGCATAACTCGCTCGTAATCGGCACACGCGGCAGTCAACTCGCACTCTGGCAGGCACAATTCGTCAAAAATCAATTGGAACGCCATTTCCCTACCTTGGAAGTCTCCCTCAAAATCATCAAAACCACCGGTGATACGATT
The genomic region above belongs to Candidatus Poribacteria bacterium and contains:
- a CDS encoding glutamyl-tRNA reductase, which produces MNHIVSIGTSHHIAPIEFRERLAFPEEQLIESHQHLRELDQVQEAVILSTCNRVEVYAVLNSVRTAEAAAKVLAEFLSRCHQIDMESLKKWTYLHHNLETIQHLFRVISSLDSMVVGESQILGQVKEAYDTSRAVDSTGTILNRLFTKAFSVGKRIRSETTITTGAVSISYAAVELAKKIFNTLEGKTVAIIGAGEMSELTAKHLVANGVSNVIVANRTYERAVKVAEKFNGTPLAYDSDLSFLIDADIVISSTNAPDYLIKRQPLANIMRKRKHRYMFLIDIAVPRDIEPDVNKLDHAFLYNIDDLEAVVASNLKDRQHEAIRAEQIVSEEAKRFYDQLQIFQVNPTIKALHQQFRQIADTELQACFYKTTLSDQQEEVITSMTQAIVKKLLHHPMQNLRGAVNDGDADHGQYVQALQELFALDVNDEEKKCITRS